From a single Flavobacteriales bacterium genomic region:
- a CDS encoding T9SS type A sorting domain-containing protein, whose product MHSNSGCSIAIADVVWRATNLSVVNTTSGNTITKASSSGVWDGNAFSWQSIGDNGYMETTAQETTTIRAVGISSVDANASYSTIQFGFVLNTAGVLRVVENGGANLVFTIYSTGDVLRIAIDNGKVRYYQNGVVLYTSSQAPVMPLYADVSTYDIGATVANVKVANPTEGNFVVNTSGGGTTPIYQWKLNGGNVGASSTSYSNASITAGSILTCNMTTDADGCVPSTMIPSNPIVLQNRDPTLSNTFHIQGTMASTACVASLVDVVWRQPTSSQQHLINGNSLTNVSSTNAWDGNAFSWQAVGNNGFMETTAQETNRFRMVGLSAVDTDADYQTIDYAFYLDTGSVLRIFESGSAVPIVFSYATGDLLRIAVDNGGIQYLKNGALIHVSVVSPTLPMYVDVSTRNAGATVANVKVGNLEQGVFTAVANNAGVTPSYQWILNGAPVGTNSPTYTNGGLMNGDFITCELTPSVASCTSTAFTSNTITIIAHDPSQKADLNIANTPAATGCSYAIADARWNESSLDGGIVVTGNTATKQGNEGQWDGNAFSLQSVADNGYMETTITGPVNARMFGLSSVDANAHYSSIQYAFYLNEVGGLQVFESGVPRATSIPYVNGDLLRIEVQNGVVVYYQNGQPIYFSGTTPSLPLYVDMSLKRIPGTMANVKIANISQGTFVADASGLGASPGFQWKLNGVDVGINSPTYTNTIFADGDVLTCNITLDQNGCSTNTLVSNPIRISTHEPISPDHFHITVPPAAPACLVAVTNVSWRRSSVDAFTEISGNRLIKVNGADVWNSNGFSWDAVYDDGYMETTIQESASTRCVGLSSSDIDASYLSIDHAFLIEATGVLKLFERGILVHSSSHSAGDVLRLALENGIVRYYTNGTPLYTSTALPSLPLYVDASIRTVGGTIDNVRVGNSTHGTFAIATDPSVTGSSPSFQWKLNGANVGSGTQTYSNSALVAGDLLACQLTTGIAGCGGYITNSTEYLIKNAHSGSWTEAYIAVSDDPSLCTNTVTDVTWQASTTLLHHHVSGNNIVKTNDDLVWNGNAFSWQPVPNNGYMETTVQETNTSRAIGLSNADIDGNYTSIAYAFVLRSNGVLKVYENGGTALATSPYSTGDELRIELKNGTVQYFQNSALLYSSTVVPTFPLYVDGSTAGMGATLAHVRIGNTGGSVFTSVASNAGSSPTYQWQLNGTNVGTNSPTYVNAMASIGDAVTCLLTPDINGCANSTYTSNAIQIPSNSNTAWLGITTSWHDPDNWSNGVPNTKRDAVINSGTLDPVIINNTAIHSISIGTGRSLTIQAGVQVEITGNWSNAGSLNATTSTVHFMGCDLANNVTCSSSETFYNVVIDNANGVNFTSGTHEVGSNIDFIQGIVTNTSLLLLQTTASATNMSDISHVVGPVRKAGAQPFVFPVGDGSFYRPIAITAPTSPTTISAEYHPLNSNAFYPHSQRTPTIQNLDLCEYWDLDRIAGSGLVHVTLSWSSTATPNCLVALLIDLQVARWSSTLSQWQDHSNGGTTGNVSAGTIVSIGPLNELGPFTLSSAFGVNPLPVELISFNAVPNGDVVDLAWSTASEINNELFVIERSVDAEHFEPILDTPGAGTSLSVQHYALVDRSPLSGTSYYRLLQLDSNGTIYRSNVVAIYRPEATEDDNVLLYPNPSGGIINILIKNFSENLLNVELHDAMGRSVISEYGYAPLFHMDASGLSTGAYRIVISDRGHVMHIQMWIKH is encoded by the coding sequence TTGCATTCCAATTCAGGATGTTCAATTGCGATCGCTGATGTGGTATGGCGTGCGACAAACTTAAGTGTCGTCAATACGACCAGTGGCAACACCATCACCAAAGCTTCCAGTTCCGGGGTCTGGGATGGGAATGCATTCTCTTGGCAATCCATTGGCGACAATGGCTATATGGAGACCACGGCGCAAGAGACCACTACCATACGAGCGGTGGGAATCAGCTCCGTTGATGCGAATGCCAGCTATTCCACTATCCAATTCGGCTTTGTTCTGAACACCGCTGGGGTGTTAAGGGTCGTGGAGAACGGCGGGGCGAACCTAGTATTTACGATCTATTCAACCGGAGATGTACTGCGTATTGCCATTGATAACGGCAAAGTGCGTTACTATCAGAACGGTGTTGTCCTATATACCAGTTCACAAGCACCGGTAATGCCGCTTTACGCGGATGTGTCCACTTATGACATCGGTGCAACAGTTGCCAACGTTAAAGTAGCGAACCCGACCGAGGGCAACTTCGTAGTGAACACCTCCGGTGGTGGTACTACGCCCATTTACCAATGGAAATTGAATGGCGGAAATGTGGGTGCCTCCAGTACGAGCTATTCAAACGCTTCGATCACCGCAGGAAGCATCCTGACCTGCAATATGACCACTGATGCGGACGGATGTGTACCATCAACAATGATCCCCAGCAATCCGATCGTTCTTCAGAACAGGGACCCAACGCTCTCTAATACGTTCCATATCCAAGGGACCATGGCTTCCACAGCTTGTGTTGCGTCATTGGTCGATGTGGTCTGGAGACAGCCAACCTCCTCCCAACAGCATCTGATCAATGGTAATTCGCTGACGAACGTAAGTAGCACAAATGCCTGGGACGGTAATGCTTTTTCATGGCAAGCAGTGGGTAACAACGGCTTCATGGAAACTACCGCACAGGAAACCAATCGATTCCGAATGGTGGGTCTAAGCGCTGTGGATACGGATGCTGATTACCAGACGATCGACTACGCATTCTATCTCGACACCGGATCGGTACTCCGTATTTTCGAGAGTGGATCCGCCGTTCCAATAGTGTTCTCCTATGCAACGGGTGATCTGCTCCGTATTGCGGTTGATAATGGAGGCATACAGTATTTGAAGAACGGAGCGTTGATACACGTCAGTGTTGTTTCGCCAACGTTACCGATGTACGTTGATGTTTCAACTCGAAACGCAGGCGCAACTGTTGCGAACGTTAAAGTGGGAAACTTGGAGCAAGGCGTATTCACCGCCGTGGCGAACAACGCTGGGGTCACGCCTAGCTACCAATGGATATTGAACGGAGCTCCTGTCGGCACGAACAGTCCAACATATACGAATGGTGGGTTGATGAATGGCGATTTTATCACGTGTGAACTTACACCAAGTGTGGCTTCTTGCACGAGTACTGCGTTCACATCGAATACCATAACCATAATAGCCCACGACCCTTCACAAAAAGCGGATCTGAATATCGCCAATACACCAGCTGCAACTGGCTGTTCTTACGCTATTGCCGATGCAAGATGGAATGAATCCTCGCTGGACGGAGGTATTGTAGTTACAGGTAATACGGCAACTAAACAGGGTAATGAAGGACAATGGGATGGCAATGCATTCTCCTTACAATCCGTGGCCGATAATGGCTATATGGAAACGACAATTACAGGACCAGTGAACGCGCGTATGTTCGGTCTAAGCTCAGTGGATGCCAACGCCCATTATTCGTCCATTCAATACGCTTTCTACTTAAATGAAGTCGGTGGTCTGCAGGTCTTCGAAAGCGGTGTGCCCCGTGCTACATCAATACCGTATGTGAACGGAGACCTGTTGCGCATTGAAGTGCAGAACGGAGTTGTCGTGTACTACCAGAATGGTCAACCGATCTACTTCAGTGGAACAACACCTTCACTGCCGTTGTACGTGGATATGTCATTGAAACGGATCCCCGGCACCATGGCCAACGTTAAGATCGCCAACATCTCACAAGGCACCTTTGTTGCAGATGCTAGTGGGTTGGGCGCTTCACCTGGCTTTCAGTGGAAGTTGAACGGTGTGGATGTTGGCATCAATAGTCCTACCTATACCAACACCATTTTCGCTGATGGGGATGTGCTTACATGTAACATCACACTTGATCAGAATGGTTGTTCCACAAATACTTTGGTTTCGAACCCTATTCGGATCTCAACCCATGAACCAATTAGCCCGGATCATTTCCATATCACGGTCCCCCCTGCTGCTCCAGCTTGTCTGGTCGCAGTCACCAACGTTAGTTGGCGCAGATCTTCCGTGGATGCTTTCACGGAGATCTCAGGGAATCGACTCATCAAAGTGAACGGCGCGGATGTATGGAATAGCAATGGGTTCTCTTGGGATGCGGTATATGATGACGGCTACATGGAAACCACTATTCAGGAATCTGCCTCCACCCGTTGCGTGGGCCTAAGCTCCTCGGATATTGACGCTTCATATTTGTCCATTGACCATGCATTCTTAATAGAAGCTACAGGTGTTCTAAAATTATTCGAACGTGGAATTCTGGTCCATTCTTCATCACATTCCGCCGGTGATGTGCTTCGCTTGGCTTTAGAAAATGGCATTGTTCGCTACTATACGAACGGAACTCCACTTTACACCAGCACAGCATTACCTTCATTACCGTTATACGTCGATGCTTCAATACGCACGGTAGGTGGCACCATTGACAATGTGCGCGTAGGAAATAGTACGCACGGGACCTTCGCCATTGCAACGGATCCTTCAGTAACCGGTTCATCTCCATCATTCCAATGGAAACTGAATGGTGCCAATGTGGGTTCTGGGACCCAGACCTATTCCAATTCCGCACTGGTTGCGGGAGATCTGTTGGCATGCCAACTGACGACAGGTATTGCCGGATGTGGTGGGTATATCACAAACTCCACGGAGTACTTGATCAAGAATGCCCATTCCGGATCATGGACCGAAGCTTATATCGCCGTCTCAGATGACCCGAGCTTGTGTACCAATACGGTTACGGATGTTACCTGGCAGGCCTCGACCACGTTGCTGCACCATCACGTATCAGGCAACAACATTGTGAAAACCAATGACGATCTGGTCTGGAACGGTAATGCCTTCTCTTGGCAGCCCGTTCCGAACAATGGGTACATGGAAACGACCGTTCAGGAAACGAATACGTCGCGTGCCATCGGCTTAAGCAATGCTGATATTGACGGGAACTATACCTCCATTGCTTATGCATTTGTTCTACGATCAAATGGTGTACTCAAGGTTTACGAGAATGGAGGTACAGCCCTAGCAACGAGCCCGTATTCTACTGGTGATGAATTACGTATCGAACTCAAGAACGGTACTGTACAATACTTTCAAAATAGTGCTTTGCTCTATTCAAGTACGGTTGTACCCACTTTTCCACTCTACGTGGATGGTTCGACCGCAGGAATGGGCGCCACGCTTGCACATGTTAGGATCGGCAATACAGGTGGCAGCGTTTTCACATCTGTAGCAAGTAATGCAGGTAGCTCGCCAACGTATCAATGGCAATTGAACGGCACAAATGTGGGGACCAATTCTCCTACCTATGTCAACGCAATGGCTTCAATTGGCGATGCAGTAACGTGCTTATTAACACCTGATATTAACGGATGTGCTAACAGTACCTATACATCGAACGCAATTCAAATTCCAAGTAACAGCAATACGGCTTGGCTCGGCATTACCACTTCATGGCATGATCCGGACAATTGGAGCAACGGCGTTCCGAATACAAAACGTGATGCTGTGATCAATTCAGGCACACTGGATCCCGTGATCATCAATAATACCGCTATCCATAGTATTTCGATCGGTACTGGTAGGTCATTGACCATACAAGCCGGGGTACAAGTGGAAATAACGGGAAATTGGTCGAACGCAGGTTCCTTGAACGCAACCACAAGTACTGTCCACTTCATGGGATGTGATCTCGCGAATAACGTTACATGTTCGTCTTCAGAAACTTTCTACAACGTTGTGATCGACAATGCTAATGGCGTGAATTTCACTAGTGGTACCCATGAAGTGGGATCCAACATCGACTTCATTCAAGGGATCGTAACCAATACTTCCTTACTGCTCTTGCAAACCACCGCAAGTGCAACGAATATGAGCGATATCAGTCACGTTGTCGGTCCCGTTCGGAAGGCTGGTGCCCAACCATTTGTTTTTCCGGTCGGTGATGGTTCATTCTATAGGCCGATCGCGATCACTGCTCCTACATCTCCTACTACAATTTCTGCAGAATACCACCCTCTGAACTCGAATGCATTCTATCCCCATTCACAACGTACGCCTACCATCCAGAATCTGGATCTATGCGAGTATTGGGACCTTGATAGAATAGCGGGATCAGGCCTTGTTCATGTTACGCTGAGTTGGAGCTCCACCGCAACACCGAACTGCTTAGTAGCATTGCTGATAGACCTACAGGTCGCACGGTGGTCATCTACTTTAAGTCAGTGGCAGGATCATAGCAACGGTGGTACTACAGGTAATGTGAGTGCTGGTACCATTGTGAGCATCGGTCCGTTGAATGAACTTGGTCCATTCACGCTATCCTCTGCTTTTGGCGTGAATCCGTTACCGGTCGAATTGATCTCATTCAACGCCGTGCCGAACGGCGACGTGGTTGATCTGGCCTGGTCAACGGCCAGCGAAATAAACAATGAACTTTTCGTTATCGAGCGATCCGTCGATGCTGAACATTTCGAGCCAATTCTGGACACACCTGGAGCAGGAACTTCCTTGAGCGTGCAACACTACGCATTAGTGGATCGCTCTCCATTGTCAGGAACTTCATATTACCGCTTGCTTCAGTTGGACAGTAATGGGACGATTTATCGATCAAACGTGGTCGCCATATACCGACCGGAAGCGACCGAAGACGACAATGTGCTTTTGTATCCTAACCCGTCAGGTGGCATCATTAACATCTTGATCAAGAACTTTTCGGAGAACCTATTGAATGTTGAGCTCCACGATGCCATGGGCCGTTCGGTCATCTCGGAATATGGCTACGCTCCCCTATTCCATATGGATGCTAGTGGTCTAAGCACTGGAGCATATCGGATCGTGATCTCGGATCGCGGCCATGTAATGCATATACAGATGTGGATCAAACACTAG
- a CDS encoding DUF1987 domain-containing protein has protein sequence MSQFHIPATRSTPELFLDTEKGVYRVIGHSIPENAGKFYTPVLEWLRENISGIRSGSVFEFCLPYFNSSSLKALYMMLMEVKKESEKGKEFEVDWYIEDDDDFMTDAAETFSEMVGIKLNLRKGPLENNSDRKVA, from the coding sequence ATGAGCCAATTCCACATACCCGCAACTCGCAGTACACCTGAGCTATTCCTCGACACGGAAAAGGGCGTTTACCGTGTTATTGGTCACTCCATTCCAGAGAACGCTGGCAAATTCTATACACCCGTACTGGAATGGTTACGCGAGAACATATCGGGTATCAGATCCGGTTCGGTTTTCGAATTCTGCTTGCCTTATTTCAATTCATCCTCACTCAAAGCACTCTATATGATGCTTATGGAGGTTAAGAAAGAATCCGAAAAAGGTAAGGAATTCGAAGTGGATTGGTACATCGAAGATGACGACGATTTCATGACCGATGCTGCTGAGACCTTCAGTGAAATGGTGGGAATTAAGTTGAACCTACGCAAAGGACCGCTCGAAAATAACAGTGATAGGAAAGTCGCTTGA
- a CDS encoding SpoIIE family protein phosphatase: MKRAIAKILFATICTLSVQYGNAQDYASMLSDMQKSKQGQDRAQRLLDLSIFERGRGHYSEAVEFAILGSAEAERNGLESTLAQALIELAEAHRATGDLDNAIGASIRATMINGTFHSNIRTNAMVQLAELYLESGHPQKALEHLEEAKTTTGAGKMDRSRYIRADIRARAMVMKPDLLITYCQDQRNEVNALADRELMLDLLSTLATAQAKVKQNQAALDTEVEVMKLAVALDKTLQSGICANNMGELNQRLGRNEEAMIAFGKGLILVEDVPYLRLSVQVNAAHAQATGGNMESAVRLIEEADIAARANNFTRLMPRLLRTKAAIQLLRSDLVSAQNTALEALTFAEEDKDLKEQSVVCDLLANIFEQRDLLNEARSFNKKARDLEQKLALTSTQTKTDRDAQLLRLQRIEREQVDLLNREQRKEGRLKQLALDAENREKQMALLVYEKQLEEAGRREEMILREKAYNELQLAQATLQDVEQQREIESLNNSRMLQALNVSKMEFEQKAQESAMDVLTQRNELVEAKSDALLIQQKHDASVKRFSLAAAICAALLAMYMARAWNITRKKNRTIHEQNTLIQSNNDELAVKSQNIQSSLDYAQTIQSAILPTETDLRNTIPDSFLLYKPLETVSGDLPFLKRIGNKVFVAAIDCTGHGVPAAMMTFIAYYGLSELLAQNPNASCGVLLDLLHEHVKKTMDARGHQALYNDGFDIGLCSLDMNTGKLSFSGAQLPLIVIRNGEVIRIKGDVYPLGDSHFKRNKGYRHHEMQLVNGDAMFLFSDGLIHQFGGVEGHKKFSMQRLVKLLANTAHMDLLQVKDHTEREFMAWKGNSPQTDDVLLLGLRYAA, translated from the coding sequence ATGAAGCGTGCTATAGCAAAAATCCTATTCGCCACCATTTGTACCCTATCGGTGCAATACGGTAATGCGCAGGATTACGCTTCCATGCTCTCTGACATGCAAAAGTCCAAGCAAGGTCAGGACCGCGCACAACGACTGCTGGACCTTTCAATATTCGAACGAGGTCGAGGACATTATAGCGAAGCTGTGGAATTCGCGATCCTTGGTTCTGCGGAAGCTGAACGCAACGGACTGGAAAGCACCTTGGCCCAAGCGTTGATCGAACTAGCTGAAGCGCACAGAGCGACAGGAGATCTGGACAACGCGATCGGAGCTAGCATTCGCGCCACGATGATCAATGGTACGTTCCACAGCAATATCCGTACGAACGCAATGGTTCAATTGGCGGAGCTCTATTTGGAATCCGGTCATCCGCAGAAAGCATTGGAGCATTTAGAGGAGGCAAAAACTACAACAGGGGCAGGCAAAATGGATCGTTCGCGTTACATACGTGCAGACATCAGAGCACGCGCCATGGTCATGAAACCGGACCTGCTCATTACTTACTGCCAGGATCAACGTAATGAAGTGAATGCTCTAGCAGATCGGGAGTTGATGTTGGATCTGCTTTCAACGCTCGCCACAGCACAAGCCAAAGTGAAACAGAACCAAGCGGCGCTAGACACGGAAGTCGAAGTCATGAAGCTCGCTGTTGCGTTGGACAAAACGCTTCAGTCCGGTATCTGCGCCAACAACATGGGCGAATTGAATCAGAGACTCGGAAGGAACGAGGAGGCTATGATCGCCTTCGGAAAAGGACTGATACTTGTGGAAGATGTCCCCTATCTGCGTTTGAGCGTGCAAGTGAACGCGGCACATGCCCAAGCAACCGGAGGCAACATGGAAAGCGCTGTTCGTTTGATCGAAGAAGCAGATATCGCCGCACGAGCAAATAACTTCACGAGACTAATGCCTCGCCTGTTGCGCACAAAGGCCGCCATTCAACTTCTCAGAAGCGATTTGGTCAGCGCGCAGAATACCGCATTAGAGGCCCTCACGTTCGCAGAAGAGGATAAGGACCTTAAGGAACAAAGTGTGGTCTGTGATCTTTTAGCTAACATTTTCGAACAACGCGATCTACTGAACGAAGCCCGTAGCTTCAATAAGAAGGCACGTGACCTGGAACAGAAATTGGCCTTGACCTCGACGCAGACCAAGACTGACCGAGATGCTCAATTGCTACGACTACAGCGCATTGAGCGTGAGCAGGTAGACCTATTGAATCGCGAACAACGCAAAGAAGGTCGACTAAAGCAACTTGCACTTGACGCGGAGAACCGTGAAAAACAAATGGCCCTTCTCGTTTACGAAAAACAACTTGAAGAAGCTGGTAGACGAGAGGAAATGATCTTGCGGGAAAAGGCCTACAATGAACTTCAATTGGCACAAGCAACACTTCAGGATGTAGAACAACAACGGGAGATCGAATCGTTGAACAACAGCCGCATGTTACAAGCGCTCAACGTAAGCAAAATGGAATTTGAGCAGAAGGCTCAGGAAAGCGCAATGGATGTGCTCACTCAACGCAATGAACTGGTCGAAGCCAAAAGTGATGCGTTGTTGATCCAACAGAAACATGATGCGTCCGTAAAACGCTTCAGCCTAGCTGCCGCGATATGTGCGGCATTATTGGCCATGTATATGGCTCGGGCTTGGAACATCACGCGTAAGAAGAACAGGACGATCCATGAACAGAACACGTTGATCCAAAGCAATAACGATGAACTGGCGGTGAAGAGTCAGAACATCCAAAGCAGTTTGGATTATGCTCAAACGATCCAATCCGCGATCCTTCCCACGGAGACCGACCTTCGGAATACGATCCCGGATAGTTTCTTGCTCTACAAACCACTGGAAACCGTAAGTGGTGACCTACCCTTCCTAAAACGGATAGGCAACAAAGTTTTCGTTGCTGCCATCGATTGCACCGGACATGGTGTTCCTGCTGCCATGATGACTTTCATTGCGTATTACGGCTTGAGCGAATTATTGGCACAGAACCCGAATGCGTCTTGCGGTGTTCTGCTGGACCTGCTTCATGAACACGTGAAGAAAACAATGGATGCGCGAGGTCATCAGGCTTTGTACAATGATGGATTTGACATTGGGCTTTGCAGTTTGGACATGAATACAGGCAAACTTTCGTTCTCTGGAGCACAGCTTCCACTGATCGTGATCCGTAATGGCGAGGTGATCCGCATCAAAGGGGATGTATATCCACTTGGAGACAGTCACTTTAAGCGGAACAAAGGTTATAGACACCACGAGATGCAATTGGTCAACGGTGACGCTATGTTCCTGTTCAGCGATGGGCTTATTCACCAATTCGGGGGCGTGGAAGGCCATAAGAAGTTCTCTATGCAGAGATTAGTGAAGCTACTGGCAAATACAGCCCACATGGACCTTTTACAGGTCAAAGACCATACGGAACGTGAATTTATGGCCTGGAAAGGAAACTCTCCGCAGACAGATGACGTATTACTCCTTGGACTGCGTTACGCAGCATGA
- a CDS encoding TonB-dependent receptor plug domain-containing protein has product MRSYRHRTLIWGCILLAATLSTHICAQTVVDERVLLNDPDQLLEISREGGKAVLVTSIADLESRHVRESPANVTIITARQIQAAGARTLYEALQMVPGLSFGRDADDVIGVGIHGNWAEEGKCLFMLNGSQLNENDFGTYAIGDRIPISNVDRIEVIMGPGTVIHGSYAALGVVNIVTRNADQGTGARANVQTGFSENDFTRTTATVSGSHRLDRDREISYMTSYTRGRRSNALRLLPDSTLLNFADSTAVQASTFLFNYRWKNFKASMTYLEETFRVSYAAYSVQFRDVIFGLGCKKRLSQKLDLTWSVNHADQLPWYYVNTGEPDRLGRNTNNRRTSATGSFGFKPAKWFSSRIGIMGYTQRSTFYERSENSTFRKNDERAIGMNDGAAFAEVAVFGKPGMLIAGCRLEANNLAGEFFAPRFAYTKSIGNLHVKALWGRGFRTPTIMNLNYGPDNRTLSVEYVTTTEGEIGYSIGKTATLTANGYQTRSTDPIVHTYSDSTGGNYMNGNAVGTHGLDLRLSWETKRTTVLASYGFNQPLNAMAPPEAELPDSSSNSVTGLPEQRGSLVIAFDVNPSFTLRANANYRGEVWSHRAAGSLNNEPSLFAWPAELIINAGLTWRPKASMRLAVDIGCRNITDTQRTILGPVRTDTTPFALSGREYTLGITYKFIQ; this is encoded by the coding sequence ATGAGATCATACAGACATCGGACGCTCATTTGGGGTTGCATTCTGCTCGCTGCAACGCTGAGTACGCATATCTGCGCCCAAACGGTGGTTGATGAACGCGTCCTGCTCAATGACCCTGATCAGCTTCTGGAGATCTCGCGCGAAGGCGGAAAGGCAGTTCTTGTAACGAGCATTGCCGACCTGGAAAGCCGCCATGTGCGAGAATCACCGGCCAATGTTACGATCATTACAGCGCGCCAGATCCAAGCTGCCGGTGCTCGTACATTGTATGAGGCATTGCAAATGGTCCCAGGGCTATCCTTTGGGCGTGACGCTGATGATGTGATCGGGGTCGGTATACACGGCAATTGGGCAGAAGAAGGCAAATGCCTCTTCATGCTGAATGGTAGTCAATTGAATGAAAATGACTTCGGCACTTATGCGATCGGTGACCGTATCCCAATTAGCAATGTGGACCGTATTGAGGTGATCATGGGTCCTGGCACCGTAATACATGGTAGTTATGCTGCTCTGGGTGTAGTGAATATTGTAACGCGCAACGCGGATCAAGGAACAGGCGCACGCGCTAATGTTCAGACCGGTTTCAGCGAAAATGACTTTACGCGAACAACTGCAACTGTCAGCGGTTCACACCGTCTTGATCGGGACCGTGAGATCAGCTATATGACCAGCTATACGCGTGGCAGACGGTCAAATGCACTTCGACTTCTCCCTGATAGCACACTATTGAATTTCGCGGATAGCACAGCTGTACAGGCCAGTACGTTCCTGTTCAATTACCGCTGGAAGAATTTCAAGGCGTCCATGACCTACCTCGAAGAAACGTTCAGGGTAAGTTATGCAGCATACAGTGTTCAATTCCGCGATGTCATTTTCGGTTTAGGGTGTAAAAAGCGCTTGAGCCAGAAGTTGGATCTGACCTGGAGCGTGAACCACGCCGATCAATTGCCTTGGTATTATGTGAACACCGGTGAACCGGATAGGCTCGGCAGAAACACCAACAACCGGCGTACATCAGCAACTGGATCGTTCGGCTTCAAACCGGCTAAATGGTTCTCTAGCCGAATTGGTATTATGGGCTATACGCAACGATCGACCTTTTACGAACGCAGCGAAAATTCGACCTTCCGCAAGAACGATGAACGTGCCATTGGAATGAATGATGGAGCCGCTTTCGCTGAGGTAGCTGTTTTCGGAAAACCAGGTATGCTAATCGCAGGATGCCGCCTTGAGGCCAATAACCTAGCTGGCGAATTCTTTGCACCTCGTTTTGCCTATACTAAGTCTATCGGCAATTTGCATGTGAAGGCGCTTTGGGGCCGGGGCTTCAGAACGCCTACCATAATGAACCTGAACTACGGGCCTGACAACCGAACGTTAAGCGTTGAATACGTTACGACCACTGAAGGAGAGATAGGATACAGCATCGGCAAGACCGCAACGCTCACAGCCAACGGATATCAAACCCGATCCACAGATCCCATCGTTCACACATACAGCGATAGTACCGGAGGTAATTACATGAACGGGAACGCCGTAGGTACGCACGGCCTCGACCTCCGTTTATCGTGGGAGACCAAACGCACTACTGTGTTAGCAAGCTATGGTTTCAACCAACCATTGAACGCAATGGCTCCGCCTGAGGCCGAGCTACCCGATAGTTCATCCAACAGTGTTACGGGCCTTCCCGAACAACGTGGTTCGTTGGTGATCGCATTCGACGTCAACCCTTCATTCACGCTACGGGCCAATGCAAATTATCGCGGCGAAGTATGGTCACACCGAGCTGCCGGCTCTTTAAATAATGAGCCTTCCTTGTTCGCTTGGCCTGCTGAGTTGATCATAAATGCCGGCCTAACTTGGCGACCTAAGGCCTCAATGCGGTTAGCTGTGGATATTGGATGCAGGAACATCACTGATACTCAACGGACGATCCTCGGCCCTGTCCGGACTGACACAACACCATTCGCTCTAAGCGGTAGGGAATACACCTTGGGCATTACCTACAAGTTCATTCAATGA